A genomic segment from Nicotiana tabacum cultivar K326 chromosome 9, ASM71507v2, whole genome shotgun sequence encodes:
- the LOC142164190 gene encoding uncharacterized protein LOC142164190 isoform X2, whose amino-acid sequence MENSTVQSQRSMSSISISNSLAHHSGTGSATTNNEFVNQGYLLWNQSRLQWLASKKPENRRVEEPMLNWNVSYESLFGTNKRFPQPIPLSDMVDFLADIWEHEGLYD is encoded by the exons ATGGAGAACAGTACCGTTCAGTCTCAAAGAAGCATGTCTTCCATCAGTATCTCAAATAGCCTCGCTCATCACAGTGGCACTGGCAGTGCTACTACCAATAATGAATTCGTAAATCAAG GCTATCTTCTTTGGAACCAGTCCAGACTTCAGTGGCTAGCAAGTAAAAAGCCCGAGAACCGAAGAGTTGAAGAACCCATGTTAAA TTGGAATGTATCTTATGAAAGCTTATTTGGGACTAACAAGCGATTTCCTCAACCAATTCCTCTCTCG GACATGGTCGACTTTCTTGCTGATATTTGGGAGCACGAGGGTTTGTACGATTAA
- the LOC142164190 gene encoding uncharacterized protein LOC142164190 isoform X1: protein MFRYMMIYTSFSAWISHFLACMGGCFGCCSKSHPIIAVDEPSKGLRIQGRLVRKPSISDDFWSTSTCEMENSTVQSQRSMSSISISNSLAHHSGTGSATTNNEFVNQGYLLWNQSRLQWLASKKPENRRVEEPMLNWNVSYESLFGTNKRFPQPIPLSDMVDFLADIWEHEGLYD from the exons ATGTTTAGATATATGATGATTTACACTTCTTTCAGTGCTTGGATCAGTCACTTTCTGGCTTGCATGGG AGGTTGTTTTGGTTGCTGTTCCAAATCTCATCCAATTATTGCTGTGGATGAGCCATCTAAAGGACTGAGAATTCAAGGAAGGTTGGTGAGAAAACCGAGTATATCAGATGATTTTTGGAGCACAAGTACATGTGAGATGGAGAACAGTACCGTTCAGTCTCAAAGAAGCATGTCTTCCATCAGTATCTCAAATAGCCTCGCTCATCACAGTGGCACTGGCAGTGCTACTACCAATAATGAATTCGTAAATCAAG GCTATCTTCTTTGGAACCAGTCCAGACTTCAGTGGCTAGCAAGTAAAAAGCCCGAGAACCGAAGAGTTGAAGAACCCATGTTAAA TTGGAATGTATCTTATGAAAGCTTATTTGGGACTAACAAGCGATTTCCTCAACCAATTCCTCTCTCG GACATGGTCGACTTTCTTGCTGATATTTGGGAGCACGAGGGTTTGTACGATTAA